The proteins below are encoded in one region of Diorhabda carinulata isolate Delta chromosome 3, icDioCari1.1, whole genome shotgun sequence:
- the LOC130891978 gene encoding uncharacterized protein LOC130891978: MLFKVILLFFSASFVAAYPRDTSQLNNLDFDQRPLLFYLEQQSQEKTNLPRRDPQPEQPQSQQQQVYQPGGYQYVNPQYQYTGYNQQTFPRIQPSILIYGAGGQGQPILINPGSPPGNFLIPQQPGVIYGNNPQNPVFVGGYPNPKPAHIPPIEKDAEEIPTNPANIPPFPTKSTENKPEKLETFNEDRFDPIPKSAGGEGEVFEQSDRKPYPQSPNRDNLKPGQRFFILNGQPLYQNYPPNYPELPAFTYQQLQDKPQEFGYNFPVQTVLLKTAGDLNQQPKAAETAFADQFPHNFISLNQPIIPQGGSLFTTGVDLDNRNVGPIGQFRFTPPNNAFFPGQEDIENDSVVVNANFEDDKVNTGSSSLTKDASQSTEKTTEPGTAQAAPSAVALAGTGGVAGAAPRATALVGKGGLAVSSPQATAISGTKKDDNDNKDKQEKKPGDQSRN; this comes from the exons ATGTTGTTCAAAGTCATTCTCCTATTTTTCTCCGCGTCGTTCGTAGCGGCGTATCCAAGGGACACGAGTCAGCTCAATAACCTAGATTTCGATCAGCGACCtctattgttttatttagaacaacAATCACAGGAGAAAACGAATTTACCACGACGAGATCCGCAACCAGAACAGCCACAATCCCAGCAGCAACAAGTTTACCAACCTGGTGGTTACCAATACGTCAATCCGCAATATCAGTATACAGGGTATAATCAACAAACTTTCCCTAG AATCCAACCTTCTATATTAATTTACGGAGCCGGAGGTCAAGGTCAGCCTATTCTTATCAATCCAGGATCACCACCGGGAAACTTTTTGATTCCCCAACAACCCGGCGTTATTTATGGGAACAATCCCCAAAATCCGGTTTTCGTAGGTGGATATCCGAACCCGAAACCGGCGCATATTCCTCCAATAGAAAAGGACGCCGAAGAAATCCCGACGAATCCGGCGAATATTCCACCTTTTCCCACCAAATCCACCg AAAACAAACCtgaaaaattggaaactttCAATGAAGACAGATTCGACCCGATACCAAAATCAGCAGGCGGGGAAGGGGAGGTTTTCGAACAATCAGACAGAAAACCGTATCCACAATCGCCCAACAGGGATAACTTGAAACCGGGTCAGAGATTTTTCATCCTCAACGGACAACCCCTTTACCAAAACTACCCCCCCAATTACCCCGAACTACCGGCGTTCACTTACCAACAACTTCAAGATAAACCCCAAGAATTCGGTTACAATTTTCCAGTCCAAACTGTTTTGTTAAAAACCGCGGGAGATTTAAATCAACAACCGAAAGCTG CCGAAACTGCGTTCGCCGATCAATTTCCCCACAACTTTATATCCTTAAATCAACCGATTATCCCTCAAGGAGGATCCCTTTTTACGACAGGCGTCGACTTAGATAATCGCAATGTTGGGCCTATAGGGCAATTTAGGTTCACCCCTCCCAACAACGCGTTTTTTCCCGGTCAAGAAGACATCGAAAACGATTCCGTTGTCGTGAACGCGAACTTCGAAGACGACAAAGTCAATACAGGATCGTCCTCGTTAACAAAAG ATGCGTCGCAATCGACGGAAAAAACAACCGAGCCCGGTACTGCGCAAGCGGCTCCTAGTGCAGTGGCTTTGGCGGGGACTGGAGGTGTTGCTGGGGCCGCTCCACGAGCAACAGCGTTGGTGGGTAAGGGTGGTTTGGCTGTATCGAGTCCGCAAGCCACGGCTATTTCCGGTACCAAAAAGGACGATAACGATAATAAAGATAAGCAAGAAAAGAAACCCGGCGATCAATctcgaaattaa
- the LOC130891979 gene encoding protein asteroid-like — MGIRGLTTFIQNRSHLYLENYELHDTNLVLDGNSIACQLYKWHTSTHDCFGGDYDKFSKTVNEFYDLLAQCNITPHVIFDGGYEKRKVNTVISRMKNKIKSSNLLNSVTETSISVFPLFIRNVFEDVTKERKVNKVRCDFEGDTDIANIASALNCPVLSFDSDYFIFDTLYIPFSTFDMTIKRGKTANKNVYKYICCKIYKVENFLKSFEGLQKTSLPILAVLLGNDYVKRGVFTMFYKNLKIQKCHGNQSDQQKRIKSLLIWLQNETIESALQKVLSRYKKTKRTIILYKIEQAIKGYNCFNSKYMKYLGIDLNIKNKVKIEIDLDKVNNSIEIDDEDEEIPYEEDSSSEEEIFITPNEPDLNLPTEFLQNFRTCIYPPCFMDILVYNQYYCIPQVENNTSNHSHNISFDILSAIYKILTGKTNSLICICRITADQVGKVKIPPCKVNLPKYEEIKTLNKENKYEYFENVLKIDKNYKECLNNFPESWHLLLITINYYLNKSNTNWCIVYSIILSKLIVSHVDEKIGFFYRSSKIFLKKHSQSHITSKLTNHKPDNVKSALEYINKDDCVNCLKKLIYYFEMDDKMIRNHKIFDRALVHSISEFQSCLLHVDYLNTLLGFPLRSISIAECINCTFVYNFTKNLNKRSNLDKYVELLLKDSPSILDSFRLIINKVKEFTITEVAMQPMGRKRRKKKTVKEICEEIEHLDIESDNEVELDPNNKFTLLRIC, encoded by the exons ATGGGTATCAGGGGTCTGACAACGTTTATACAAAACAGATCtcatttatatttagaaaattacgAATTACACGATACAAATCTAGTTTTAGACGGAAATTCGATTGCTTGCCAATTGTATAAATGGCATACATCGACACACGATTGTTTTGGAGGCGATTAcgataaattttctaaaacagTGAACGAATTTTACGACCTACTGGCACAGTGCAATATAACTCCTCACGTTATTTTCGACGGTGGTTATGAGAAAAGGAAAGTAAACACAGTTATTAGtagaatgaaaaacaaaatcaaatctTCCAATCTACTAAACAGCGTCACGGAAACTTCCATATCAGTATTTCCTCTATTCATAAGAAACGTTTTCGAGGATGTTACGAAGGAAAGAAAGGTAAATAAAGTTCGATGCGATTTCGAAGGGGATACCGATATTGCTAATATAGCTTCAGCTTTAAACTGTCCCGTTCTCAGTTTCGATTcggattatttcatttttgatactTTATATATACCTTTTTCAACTTTCGATATGACAATCAAAAGAGGGAAAACTGCGAATAAAAAcgtctataaatatatttgttgtaaGATTTATAAAGTTGAGAATTTTCTTAAATCGTTTGAGGGTTTACAAAAAACGAGTTTACCAATACTTGCTGTTCTTTTAG GGAACGATTATGTAAAAAGAGGGGTGTTTACAATgttttataagaatttaaaaatccaaaaatgcCATGGGAACCAAAGCGACCAACAAAAAAGGATAAAATCGCTATTAATTTGGCTTCAAAATGAAACAATAGAAAGTGCTTTACAAAAAGTCCTTAGTAGGtacaaaaaaacgaaaagaacgataattttgtataaaatagaaCAGGCGATAAAAGGATATAATTGTTTCAATAGTAAATATATGAAGTATTTAGGGattgatttgaatataaaaaataaggttaaaatagaaattgatttaGATAAAGTTAATAATAGCATTGAAATTGACGACGAAGACGAAGAAATTCCATACGAAGAAGATTCGTCTtcagaagaagaaatatttataacacCAAACGAACCGGATTTAAATCTACCAAcggaatttttacaaaattttcgaaCTTGTATTTACCCTCCCTGTTTTATGgatatcctcgtatataatcaatattattgtATACCCCAAGTTGAAAATAACACATCAAATCACTCCCATAACATTAGTTTCGATATATTAAGCGCAATATACAAAATTCTTACAGGGAAAACCAATAGTTTGATATGTATCTGTAGAATAACCGCAGATCAAGTAGGTAAAGTAAAAATACCTCCCTGTAAAGTAAATTTACCGAAATACGAAgaaattaaaactttaaataaagaaaataaatacgaATACTTCGAAAACGTgttaaaaatcgataaaaattataaagaatgtttaaataattttccggAATCGTggcatttattattaataacgattaattattatttaaataaatctaataCTAATTGGTGTATTGTATATTCTATAATATTATCGAAGTTAATTGTGAGTCACGTCGATGAAAAAATTGGGTTTTTTTATCGAtctagtaaaatttttttaaaaaaacactcgcagtctcacataacctcaaaattaacTAATCATAAACCCGATAACGTTAAATCCGCTTTGGAATATATCAACAAAGATGATTGCgttaattgtttaaaaaaattgatttattacttCGAGATGGATGATAAAATGATTAGAAATCATAAGATTTTCGATAGGGCGTTAGTACATTCAATTTCCGAATTCCAAAGTTGCTTACTACACGTAGATTATCTGAATACGTTGTTAGGTTTTCCGTTACGAAGTATTTCTATAGCGGAGTGTATTAATTGTAcgtttgtttataattttacgaaaaatttgAACAAGAGGAGTAATTTGGATAAGTACGTCGAATTATTACTCAAAGACTCCCCGAGTATTTTAGATAGTTTtcgtttaattattaataaagtgaAGGAATTTACGATAACGGAAGTGGCTATGCAACCAATGGGtagaaagagaagaaaaaagaaaactgtcAAGGAAATATGCGAGGAAATCGAACATTTAGATATTGAATCTGATAACGAAGTCGAACTTGAtcctaataataaatttacgtTGTTAagaatttgttga
- the LOC130891980 gene encoding protein asteroid-like, with product MGIKGLTTFVRNKSELCMDSYELHDTNVVIDGDAVLCQLYLNHTIPRNGCFGGDYDKYGNTIYKFFHMLFQCKITPYIILDGGYESRKMDRILERFKGRIDQVENLNSRTQSRNDTTPLLMREAFEDIVLKLGIKLIRCDFEGDRETANIAKSLKCPVISNDSDFYIFDVPYIPFPTVRMTVRTGSSLNPDTKQTISYRYIPCQVYRLDKFLQCTGGLSKDKLPLLAALVGNDFVDGIDVTKLGIRVANKHFLIRIEAIIDWLISETKETALSKVLDLYEGREREEMIKKLDDAMNGYDFKESKYLKYLIDDYDESTKSDFDMDQYNSYEKLVETFPKLFIDNFRKSLYPTRFMDILTQNKYYNFKPQVEVMDDEHAHTISNDIMAAIHKILTGSSENLVCLIRLKNEVSEDALPLCDMDLPTFNEIQTMDIEDRRRVILKILNINEHFVMKSLKCFPDNWYLLVLTLKYMIDKFVIPWPVVYSILFCKLVIDVIDPKIGFFRSGESFNKQFHNKIKEITANRKQIIANTKTLKSSLDSITFEDALIGMSRVILYFEFDRRLKKNVGLYDRKLMHSLSQFQSCLLHIKSLNQLLNMPYHDFFITECFNGTFVYNFTCSLRKRDELDGYVTYLFHRAPLVLNSFEIIIKLIKGIDNDEDKHTVNSK from the coding sequence ATGGGTATAAAAGGTTTAACAACTTTCGTAAGAAACAAATCTGAACTTTGTATGGATTCTTACGAATTACACGACACAAACGTTGTAATAGATGGAGATGCGGTACTATGTCAGTTATATTTGAACCATACCATCCCAAGAAACGGCTGTTTCGGCGGCGATTATGATAAATACGGTAATACAATATACAAGTTCTTCCATATGTTATTCCAGTGTAAAATAACTCCTTATATTATCCTCGACGGAGGATACGAGAGCCGTAAAATGGATCGAATATTAGAAAGGTTTAAAGGGAGGATAGATCAAGTGGAAAATCTGAATTCCAGAACCCAATCGAGGAATGATACAACACCTCTGTTAATGAGAGAAGCATTTGAAGATATCGTATTAAAACTCGGAATTAAACTGATAAGATGCGATTTTGAGGGTGATAGAGAAACTGCCAACATTGCGAAATCATTAAAATGTCCTGTAATTAGTAATGAttctgatttttatatatttgatgttCCTTATATACCGTTTCCAACCGTTAGAATGACAGTTAGAACTGGATCTTCATTAAATCCAGATACCAAACAAACTATTAGTTATAGATACATCCCGTGTCAAGTTTATAGACTCGATAAATTTTTACAGTGTACAGGGGGTTTGAGTAAAGATAAACTACCCCTTTTAGCAGCTTTAGTTGGGAATGATTTCGTAGACGGAATCGATGTTACAAAACTCGGTATTAGAGTAgctaataaacattttttaatcagAATCGAGGCTATAATAGATTGGTTAATATCAGAAACCAAAGAAACTGCGTTAAGTAAAGTATTAGATTTATATGAAGGTAGAGAACGGgaagaaatgattaaaaaacttGATGACGCGATGAACGGTTATGATTTCAAAGAAAGTAAATACTTGAAGTATTTAATCGACGATTATGATGAAAGTACAAAATCGGATTTCGATATGGATCAGTATAATAGTTATGAAAAACTAGTGGAAACTTTTCCTAAATTATTCATCGATAATTTTCGGAAATCCTTGTACCCGACTCGATTTATGGATATTTTGacgcaaaataaatattacaatttcAAACCGCAAGTTGAGGTTATGGACGACGAACACGCTCATACGATTAGCAACGACATTATGGCCGCTATACACAAAATATTAACTGGTTCTTCTGAAAATCTAGTTTGTCTTATAAgattaaaaaatgaagtaaGCGAGGACGCTTTACCTTTATGTGACATGGATCTACCTACATTCAACGAGATTCAAACAATGGATATCGAAGATAGAAGAagagttattttaaaaatattaaatatcaatgAACATTTTGTAATGAAATCGTTAAAATGTTTTCCCGATAATTGGTATTTGCTGGTACTaactttgaaatatatgatTGATAAATTCGTGATACCTTGGCCTGTAGTTTATTCGATTCTCTTTTGTAAATTAGTAATCGACGTTATAGATCCTAAAATAGGTTTCTTTCGATCGGGGGAAtcttttaataaacaatttcacaataaaatcaaagaaatcacTGCAAATAGGAAGCAAATTATCGCGAATACTAAAACTTTAAAAAGTTCTTTAGACAGCATCACTTTTGAAGATGCTCTAATCGGCATGAGTCGAGTGATTCTTTACTTTGAATTTGAtaggaggttgaaaaaaaacgttGGTTTATACGACAGGAAATTGATGCATTCGTTGTCGCAATTTCAAAGTTGTCTTTTACACATTAAAAGTCTTAATCAATTACTTAACATGCCTTATCACGATTTTTTTATAACCGAATGTTTTAATGGcacttttgtttataattttacttGTAGTTTAAGAAAAAGGGATGAATTGGATGGTTACGTTACGTATTTATTTCACAGGGCTCCTTTAGTATTGAATAGCTTcgaaattatcattaaattgattaaaGGAATCGATAATGACGAAGATAAACACACTGTAAACAgcaaataa